The genomic DNA GCCGACGCTGAACTTCGCAGAGAGGACCTTCTCGATGGACGGGATACCTTCATCCAAGAACTCATTGGCTCATTCTTCGCGGTCGAAGAGCGACAGAACGGTCGCGAGGAGAGACAGTTCCCCGAATCAGTCGCAAAGCGGATCGAATACATCGACGCGAAGAACCACAACCGGTCGTTTACCGCAAACATTCGAGCAGTGGGCGTCCCAGTTGACAGTGCATCCCGTGACGAGCTTGCAGCTCAGATGGACTCCCTTCGGCCCGTGTTCGACCCGATCGACGGTCCCTATTACGAAGTCACTGGCAAACGACTCCGTGCTGAGGGCTTTCGAGAACAGACGAAGGAGAAGAACGCTCGAACGGCCCTTCAGCAGCTACTCGATCGAGAGATTGCGGTCGGTCGAGGCAAGACCCGACCGGATTTCGTCCTCAGTGGGGCGGAACTCGCGAACTTCGTCTTGGTTCCTTCCTCCGAGCAACTCACAGTAGAAGGAACACGCGGGACTCGCGCTGAACAGCAGAGCCGGAATCCGCTTCCGTGGCCGAATCCAGACCTTATTCAACAGTTCCAACAGGGGATGGCGGTCGGGTATGCACTCGATGAGAATGGGTCTCCCCAACCGGACCCGATCCGGATTCCGCCGAATCTCTTGACAACGCACTACGGCCGGTTCGCATCGACCGGCGGCGGGAAATCGAAGGCGATTATCAACGACGCGTTGTCTCTGCGAGAGACAACAGGTGGGCCCGTCGTCATCGTCGATCGGAAAGGCGACGGGATGTGTGCGAACTACCTTCGCTGCCACTACGAGCACTTCAGTGGGTTGGACGACGTCTACCAGTTCCGCGTTCCAGAGACGCTCCCTGCGTTCTCTTTCTTCGATATTCGGCCTGCGCTCGAAGCAGGACGAAACCGCGAAGACGCGATTCAGGATAAGGTCGACCATTTCCACGATATCATGGGGATGGTGATGGGACGCGAGATGTACGGACAAGCGTTCGTCGCCAACGAAATCCTCAGCTACCTCATCAAGGCGCTCTTCGATGAGGAGTATGGGAGCAATGTCTTCGGGCTTGACGACCTCTTCGCGGCAGCACTCCAGATGCAACGTGAGCGAACAATCCCACCGGTTTCGGCAGACAATACAAACGTCGAGGAGTCACTCACGCGGCATTTCTCGAAGGACGACCACCAGTTCCAGGTGTCGATGGACGCGGTCGGCAACCGCCTCGATAAACTCAGAGAAGACACGCACTTGCGACGGATCTTCAGTCACGTCCCGGAACAGGACGAGACCGGAGAGTACGTCGACAACCGATTCGACTTCCGCGAGTTCCTCGACGAAGACATCACAATTCTGTTCGATCTCGGTGATCTCCGTCCGGAAGCCCAGCGGGCCATCACACTTCTGCTCTTGAGTAACCTCTGGGATGCGGTGCAGGTGCGTCGACGTGACGGGCAAACGGACTACGAGAAGCTCACGAACCTCATCATTGAGGAGGCGGCACCCATCGCCGCCACGAAACTCGTTTCCGAACAGTTGCTTCCCCAAGGTCGGTCCTTCGGCCTAAGTATGGGGCTGGTGATGCAGTTCCCCGGACAGGTTCGGAATCGAAGCGAACGGGCCTACGACGAAGTCCTCAACAACATCAAGACGAAGCTCATCGGGAATATTTCCATCGAGCGCGACCTCGCTGAGTCGTTGGCCCACGAAGACTTGAGCCCGACTGACCTCCGCAATCGGATCAACACGCTCCCCAGCGGGGAGTGGATTGCGCAACTCCCGAGTCCCTCATTCGGGGAGACGGGCCCAGCCCCGTTCTCGGTGAAGCCACTGCCGATCGCACCGGGGCATCCAGAAAGCGACGAGCCGTTTTCTGTCGAGCAGGCGGACCACTTCGAGACCGTGGCCCTTCCGCGACTGTCGGAGCGAACACAGGCCCAGTACGGGCTTGCTGAGACCACCAACGAATCGGAGACAGCCGACGACAGCTGGGGGAGTAGAGCGAACGATGAAGGCCCGACATTCGTAGACTCAACTAGCCCAGTGGAATCGACGCAGTCGTCGTTCCTCCGACAGGCAACCAATGGTTCAGCAAGCGACGAAGAGAAGAAAGAGAAAGACGCGGACACCACTCCCTCGCTGTCTGGAGATTCCGAGGTAACTGCGTCGGAAGAACCAGTCGGTGAAGAAGAGGAGACTGCCGTCGAGGAGAATGGATCGTCACCGGTACAGGCAGGTGGTGTAACCGTCTCAGATGACGAACTCCAGCGGCACGGGCTCACCCACGACGACGTCCGATTCTTGACCCGCATCCTTGACGTGATGAATGGTGACGCCTCAAATCACAGACTCTTGGATTCAATGAATTCGTTCAAGAGCGACTTTGAGGATCTGGATGTGCAACGTCTCGTCGAGAAAGACCTGCTAGAGGAAGGGCGAGCCTGCGGTCGGAAATACTACACAGTCCTCCCGGCAGGGCGTGAGCTGCTCGGGCAGAAACTCAAGGTCGGTCCTAATCAGGGAGATATCGGTGAGAAGACGCCGCACAAAGTTGGTGTGAAGCTACTCGAACTGTGGTTAGATTCCCGCGACGACGTCACACAGGTCGAACCCTACTACGAGTACGATGAAGAGACGGTGTTCGACGTCGCCGGCCTCGATGCTGACGGGGAACTCGTGTGGGTCGGTGAAGCCGAACTTGCGAGTAATAACAAACACGCGCCGGTTGACGACTACGACAAGCAGAGTGCGGTGGATGCGAACGCTATATGGGTGTTCAACAGACGCGAGACAGCCGTCGAGGTGTTGGACCGTCTTGCAGAAGCCGACCGAATAGAACACAGTGTGAGCGGGCGTGCAGCCCGTCGATTCTCGGATATTCGGGAGGCCGCTGAATCGTTCGACGCAGCTGGGCTGACGACGATCCGGAGTTTCCACAAACTCGACCAGGAGTTCAATTCATGAGTTGGCGCCAAGCTACGCGCGAGGAGATCTACAGGTACTACATAGAAGAGTTCCCCTCGTACATCGACGAACTCCCACCGTTCATCACAGCAAAGGGGCCGAAGCAGTACGCACTCGCGTTTCGAGACCCTCACCCGGTACGGAAAGACGGAGTCCCAGACAAGGACTTCATCCGACGAGATACGTGGCAAACGAACGTCTCAGGTGAACGGACCTCGGCGGCATTCCACGAGTTCAACGACGTCCTCGAGTTCCTCTGCCATCCAGCACGGAACGATCCACTCGGACGGAGCAACTTCGCACTCGCCGACCCCGATCTGCTCGACAAACCAGACCCGCGTCCTGATGCAGTCTACTACGCTCTCGATCACTGGGAACGGCCGTGGGTGCTCCTCGTCGATATCGACGCGAAAACGATCGCTCGAGAGCGAGCAACACGAGCAGTACCTGACAGAGATGGTACGGGAGACAGCGAGGTGCTGCTCGATACCGCGGGCATTTTCGAAGCGGACCCGGTAGGCTACCCGTATTCCTTCGAGGATGTTGAACGGGCTATCGAGTACGGCTTCGAGCTACGAGATATCTTCGAGGACGACTTCAACGCCGAGGAGACGGTAGTGGTGTACAGCGGCCAAGGCGTTCACGTTTATGTCCTCGATACGGGCCCTGCCCATCGGTACGACGCGAAGAGCCGAGAAGTGCTGAACGACCTTCTGCAAGACACCTACGAGATTCCCATCGACCCAGTAGTTACCGCCGACCGACGTCGAGTCACCCGACTCCCCTACTCGTTGCACGCTGACGTCTGCAGTATCGTCACGCCGATAGAGAGTCCAAACTTCGACGTTCGGTCTGCAACACCGGAGATCATCCAGTCATGAGTCAGTCAACCCCTGTCGAGGACGAGCGTACCGCCTACCGCGTTGCGACGCTCCCGCTTGAATACGGCACGACACGCATTAACCAACTGTTCACGCGAGGCTACAATCGCTACATCGTCGACGGCGAAGATCAACCGGAAGATCTGTTGAACGATCTCGAGCGGTTCGGGACGGCGGCGTTCAAAGAAGACGTCAGGGCCAACGCCGCAGAGGAGCCCTTCGTCGACGAACCCGGAACGCTCGCCGTCCTTGCGACGTTGAACGCAATCTGCGTGAAATCACACCCAAAGTTCGAACACGTTCCACCGCGAAAGGTACAGGTCCTCTACGATATTCGCGAACTCTACGTCAACAATCTCGCCTCTCTCCTTCGAGAATTCGGTGATGGGAGTCTCCAACAGGATATCGCGGAGGTGCTGTACGCGAAAGACCCCGGAGAGGACGGACCACACCCCGGTCGCGTTTGTACTGGAATCAAAGAGATGCCCGAATTCAGTGACGGGTT from Halogeometricum sp. S3BR5-2 includes the following:
- a CDS encoding ATP-binding protein; the protein is MREYLRVTPTSEQLDSAGISRVLASLHKLTNTGSESLTEKLNPFHSETPPRFEFLALSDGPDEPVEFYYGVGENLDTFEKRLRSIYPETFDIERVDVDVASRLIQPVEFTRSEFIDHYEAGQLQYEFGPEEQHALDGEGQTETSETSPLSTGDATAQRATNHLIEIGNTALELAPPSAVPEDGPLTTLEKPTETTEGTILARPTIDAVSPVGVRWSGSATRKKDWMTSLTPFASSDDDDAVTAVDQPGSALASLVDYLMETASPVAFQVVFERRAPWQADAELRREDLLDGRDTFIQELIGSFFAVEERQNGREERQFPESVAKRIEYIDAKNHNRSFTANIRAVGVPVDSASRDELAAQMDSLRPVFDPIDGPYYEVTGKRLRAEGFREQTKEKNARTALQQLLDREIAVGRGKTRPDFVLSGAELANFVLVPSSEQLTVEGTRGTRAEQQSRNPLPWPNPDLIQQFQQGMAVGYALDENGSPQPDPIRIPPNLLTTHYGRFASTGGGKSKAIINDALSLRETTGGPVVIVDRKGDGMCANYLRCHYEHFSGLDDVYQFRVPETLPAFSFFDIRPALEAGRNREDAIQDKVDHFHDIMGMVMGREMYGQAFVANEILSYLIKALFDEEYGSNVFGLDDLFAAALQMQRERTIPPVSADNTNVEESLTRHFSKDDHQFQVSMDAVGNRLDKLREDTHLRRIFSHVPEQDETGEYVDNRFDFREFLDEDITILFDLGDLRPEAQRAITLLLLSNLWDAVQVRRRDGQTDYEKLTNLIIEEAAPIAATKLVSEQLLPQGRSFGLSMGLVMQFPGQVRNRSERAYDEVLNNIKTKLIGNISIERDLAESLAHEDLSPTDLRNRINTLPSGEWIAQLPSPSFGETGPAPFSVKPLPIAPGHPESDEPFSVEQADHFETVALPRLSERTQAQYGLAETTNESETADDSWGSRANDEGPTFVDSTSPVESTQSSFLRQATNGSASDEEKKEKDADTTPSLSGDSEVTASEEPVGEEEETAVEENGSSPVQAGGVTVSDDELQRHGLTHDDVRFLTRILDVMNGDASNHRLLDSMNSFKSDFEDLDVQRLVEKDLLEEGRACGRKYYTVLPAGRELLGQKLKVGPNQGDIGEKTPHKVGVKLLELWLDSRDDVTQVEPYYEYDEETVFDVAGLDADGELVWVGEAELASNNKHAPVDDYDKQSAVDANAIWVFNRRETAVEVLDRLAEADRIEHSVSGRAARRFSDIREAAESFDAAGLTTIRSFHKLDQEFNS
- a CDS encoding DNA primase — translated: MSWRQATREEIYRYYIEEFPSYIDELPPFITAKGPKQYALAFRDPHPVRKDGVPDKDFIRRDTWQTNVSGERTSAAFHEFNDVLEFLCHPARNDPLGRSNFALADPDLLDKPDPRPDAVYYALDHWERPWVLLVDIDAKTIARERATRAVPDRDGTGDSEVLLDTAGIFEADPVGYPYSFEDVERAIEYGFELRDIFEDDFNAEETVVVYSGQGVHVYVLDTGPAHRYDAKSREVLNDLLQDTYEIPIDPVVTADRRRVTRLPYSLHADVCSIVTPIESPNFDVRSATPEIIQS